A genomic stretch from Bifidobacterium sp. ESL0769 includes:
- a CDS encoding glucose-6-phosphate dehydrogenase assembly protein OpcA, with translation MIIKMPDTETSAIARKIDELHQERGEAGNDRVLTLIISTDEQELENALKIANSAGREHPCRVIAIVPNSKELPFCDVDKEPDCYVTDSGDVETDLDAQVRFGADAGAGEVIILRPRGGLCQHTDTLVMPLLVPDAPVVTWWPTNPPANPSRDPLGAMAGSRITDALRSKDPDATFAKLRANWEPKDIDFSWTRLTTWRAMLATAIDQPPHLPIESVKVSGQPDYLPLKLLAAWLALKLNVPVELGYVTGAEAITGVYLKRSNGVIALERPDSREAVISQPGQAPQRVAMPLRSLEDCLSEELRRIDPDEVYADVIRTGWDMIQD, from the coding sequence ATGATTATCAAAATGCCCGATACCGAGACCAGCGCCATCGCGCGCAAAATCGACGAGCTGCACCAGGAGCGCGGCGAGGCCGGCAACGACCGTGTGCTTACGCTCATCATCTCGACCGATGAACAAGAGCTTGAGAACGCGCTGAAAATCGCCAATTCCGCAGGCCGTGAGCACCCGTGCCGCGTCATTGCGATTGTGCCGAACAGCAAGGAACTGCCCTTCTGCGACGTGGACAAGGAACCGGATTGCTATGTCACCGATTCCGGCGATGTCGAGACCGATCTTGACGCCCAGGTTCGCTTCGGTGCCGACGCCGGTGCAGGCGAAGTCATCATCCTGCGTCCGCGCGGCGGACTTTGCCAGCACACCGATACGTTGGTCATGCCGCTGCTCGTGCCGGACGCGCCAGTTGTGACATGGTGGCCGACCAATCCGCCGGCAAACCCCTCCCGCGACCCGCTTGGAGCGATGGCCGGAAGTCGTATTACAGATGCGCTTCGTTCCAAAGACCCGGATGCGACTTTTGCCAAGCTTCGTGCCAACTGGGAGCCGAAGGACATCGACTTCTCGTGGACGCGCCTGACCACATGGCGCGCGATGCTGGCCACCGCCATCGACCAGCCGCCGCATCTGCCGATTGAGTCTGTCAAGGTCAGCGGCCAGCCCGATTATCTGCCGCTAAAGCTGCTTGCCGCATGGCTTGCGTTGAAACTCAACGTGCCAGTCGAGCTCGGCTATGTCACCGGTGCCGAAGCGATTACCGGCGTCTATCTCAAACGTTCTAACGGAGTGATTGCGCTGGAACGACCGGATTCGCGGGAAGCAGTCATCAGCCAGCCCGGGCAGGCACCGCAGCGTGTCGCCATGCCGTTGCGTTCGCTTGAGGACTGCTTGAGCGAGGAATTACGCCGTATCGATCCGGACGAGGTCTACGCCGACGTGATTCGCACGGGTTGGGATATGATTCAAGACTGA
- the pgl gene encoding 6-phosphogluconolactonase: protein MVNRKLEVYKDPETVAQAAAQRTLLAILDGLSECDSDTAAKPVRNRYDVALTGGSDILRALTYMASNPLVDAIDWNRVHFWWGDDRFVAATDEDRSSWQARERFLNKLVADGRLPKSNIHEMAADTRTPEQVAAASDTENDELLAKAAADYENNLRNELGDKPTMDLLILGMGPDGHFASLFPGHDGIKVTDPARLAVGVSHSPKMPPLRISMTAPMLARTRRTWMLTCGAGKADATAHVFAQANNPNYPSSFATGTEEFVWFTTPDAVAKL, encoded by the coding sequence ATGGTCAATCGAAAATTGGAAGTATATAAGGACCCGGAAACTGTGGCTCAAGCGGCCGCTCAACGCACGTTGCTTGCGATTCTGGACGGGCTGAGCGAATGCGACAGCGACACTGCCGCGAAACCGGTTCGTAACCGTTACGACGTGGCACTGACCGGTGGATCCGATATCCTGCGGGCGCTGACTTACATGGCTTCAAACCCGCTGGTCGATGCCATCGACTGGAATCGTGTTCATTTCTGGTGGGGTGATGACCGCTTCGTGGCCGCCACCGACGAGGACCGCAGCTCGTGGCAGGCTCGCGAACGCTTCCTCAACAAGCTTGTCGCTGACGGACGTCTGCCGAAAAGCAACATCCACGAGATGGCTGCGGACACCCGCACACCCGAGCAAGTTGCCGCCGCCAGCGATACCGAAAACGACGAACTGCTCGCCAAAGCCGCCGCTGATTACGAAAACAATCTCAGGAACGAACTCGGCGATAAGCCCACAATGGATCTGCTGATTCTTGGCATGGGCCCTGACGGCCACTTCGCCTCGCTTTTCCCGGGCCATGACGGAATCAAGGTAACCGACCCGGCACGCTTGGCCGTCGGTGTCTCGCACTCCCCCAAGATGCCGCCGCTGCGCATCTCGATGACTGCGCCGATGCTCGCCCGCACCCGTCGCACCTGGATGCTCACGTGCGGAGCAGGCAAGGCCGACGCCACCGCCCACGTCTTCGCGCAGGCCAACAACCCAAACTACCCTTCCAGCTTCGCCACCGGAACCGAGGAGTTTGTGTGGTTCACAACGCCCGATGCGGTGGCAAAGTTGTAA
- the gndA gene encoding NADP-dependent phosphogluconate dehydrogenase, which translates to MTEAIANIGVVGLAAMGSNLARNLAHHGNTVALYNRHYERTEKLMKEHGSEGKFVPAKTIDEFVASLTKPRTAIIMVKAGAPTDAMIEALADAMDPGDIIVDGGNSYFKDTIRREKEIRARGLHFVGCGVSGGEEGALNGPSMMPGGTDESWKTLGPILKSIAAKAEGEPCVTHIGENGAGHFVKMVHNGIEYADMQLIAESYDLMRRGMGMTPDEIGDVFEAWDKTELNSYLIEITADLLHQKDKKTGKPLVDVIVDQAGMKGTGTWTVQTALELGTPVTAIAEGVFARGLSDQTELREGAAKQNMAGPDGTISFANDDERKAFIEDIRQALYASKIVAYAQGFNEINDGAKKYDWKIDLAAVARIWRGGCIIRAQFLNVVSDAFESGEANVSLLFAPYFKSAIENAQSAWRRVVAKAATCGIPAPVFSTSLSYYDGLRSKRLPATIIQAQRDLFGAHTYGRVDEPGAFHTLWAEPGRPEEKMSD; encoded by the coding sequence ATGACGGAAGCTATTGCAAATATTGGAGTCGTCGGTCTGGCGGCTATGGGTTCCAACCTTGCGAGGAATCTTGCGCATCACGGCAATACTGTGGCACTTTACAATCGTCACTATGAGCGCACCGAAAAACTCATGAAGGAGCATGGCAGCGAAGGCAAGTTCGTTCCCGCCAAGACCATCGATGAGTTCGTGGCATCGCTCACCAAGCCGCGCACGGCCATCATCATGGTCAAGGCCGGTGCTCCCACCGACGCGATGATCGAAGCGCTCGCTGATGCCATGGATCCGGGCGACATCATCGTCGACGGCGGCAACTCCTACTTCAAGGACACCATCCGCCGTGAGAAGGAAATCCGCGCTCGTGGCCTGCACTTCGTCGGCTGCGGTGTTTCCGGTGGCGAAGAGGGCGCGCTGAACGGCCCGTCGATGATGCCCGGCGGCACCGATGAGTCCTGGAAGACCCTCGGCCCGATCCTCAAGTCCATCGCTGCGAAGGCGGAAGGCGAACCCTGCGTCACCCACATCGGCGAGAACGGCGCCGGACACTTCGTCAAGATGGTCCACAACGGCATCGAGTACGCCGATATGCAGCTCATCGCCGAAAGCTACGACCTCATGCGTCGCGGCATGGGAATGACCCCCGACGAGATCGGTGACGTGTTCGAGGCTTGGGACAAGACCGAGCTCAACTCTTATTTGATTGAGATTACCGCTGACTTGCTGCATCAGAAGGACAAGAAGACCGGCAAGCCGCTGGTTGACGTCATCGTCGATCAGGCCGGCATGAAGGGCACCGGCACCTGGACGGTTCAGACCGCTCTCGAGCTCGGCACCCCGGTCACCGCGATTGCGGAAGGCGTGTTCGCACGCGGCCTTTCCGATCAGACCGAGCTACGCGAAGGCGCTGCCAAGCAGAACATGGCCGGCCCTGACGGCACGATTTCGTTCGCGAACGACGACGAACGCAAGGCCTTCATCGAAGACATTCGCCAGGCACTCTACGCTTCCAAGATTGTCGCTTATGCACAGGGCTTCAACGAGATCAACGACGGTGCCAAGAAGTACGATTGGAAGATCGACCTGGCTGCGGTCGCACGCATCTGGCGCGGCGGCTGCATCATTCGTGCCCAGTTCCTGAACGTCGTCTCCGATGCGTTCGAATCCGGCGAGGCCAACGTTTCGCTGCTCTTCGCCCCGTACTTCAAGAGCGCCATTGAGAATGCGCAGAGCGCTTGGCGTCGCGTGGTGGCCAAGGCCGCGACCTGCGGTATCCCCGCGCCTGTCTTCTCGACCTCGCTTTCCTACTACGACGGCCTGCGTTCCAAGCGCCTGCCCGCCACCATCATCCAGGCTCAGCGCGATCTCTTCGGCGCCCACACTTACGGCCGCGTCGACGAGCCCGGTGCCTTCCACACCCTGTGGGCCGAGCCCGGTCGTCCGGAAGAAAAGATGTCCGACTGA
- a CDS encoding tyrosine-protein phosphatase, with protein MASSQTQVASGNGSVSKDAGADMPGDVANVSGTDYLDYRPEGDGAGVEIDGVPNSRGIGGYPTQDGRKLRDGLFFRTAGLNFLGEHGVDDLRRLDIKEVVDLRDPLEIKQWPYTLPDDIHVDRVPLLKTSMSVLGGMKKVAKGIDMAEMYHDIVFGSAEQIVLILRKLLKDDGHPMLIHCTAGKDRTGITSGILMSLLGVSDDMVVSCYAQSGANLGAAFKKTVMKGLTDDKKGVGQISAAQTAMLASPPELMRGVLAGIKDEYGSVEQYCLQNGMSEDEVAGLRALFLE; from the coding sequence ATGGCAAGCTCGCAAACGCAAGTGGCATCCGGCAATGGTTCAGTCTCCAAGGACGCTGGCGCTGATATGCCAGGCGACGTTGCCAACGTTAGCGGCACCGATTATCTCGACTATCGCCCCGAAGGCGACGGAGCCGGCGTCGAAATCGACGGAGTTCCCAATTCTCGCGGGATCGGCGGCTACCCAACGCAGGATGGCCGCAAGTTGCGTGACGGGCTGTTCTTCCGCACCGCCGGCCTCAATTTCCTGGGCGAGCACGGCGTCGATGACCTGCGTCGCCTCGATATCAAAGAGGTAGTGGACTTGCGCGACCCGCTTGAAATCAAGCAATGGCCGTATACGCTCCCGGACGACATCCACGTCGATCGCGTTCCGCTGCTCAAAACCAGTATGAGCGTGTTGGGCGGCATGAAAAAAGTGGCCAAGGGCATCGATATGGCCGAAATGTACCACGATATCGTTTTCGGTTCGGCCGAGCAGATCGTACTCATTCTGCGAAAGCTGCTGAAAGACGACGGCCACCCGATGCTCATCCATTGCACCGCCGGCAAAGACCGCACCGGCATCACTTCGGGCATTCTGATGAGCCTGCTCGGGGTGAGCGACGACATGGTGGTTTCCTGCTACGCGCAGTCTGGCGCGAACCTCGGTGCCGCGTTCAAGAAAACCGTGATGAAAGGTCTTACGGACGACAAAAAGGGTGTCGGCCAGATTTCGGCCGCTCAGACCGCGATGCTTGCCTCGCCGCCGGAACTGATGCGCGGCGTGCTTGCCGGTATCAAGGATGAATACGGTTCGGTCGAACAATACTGCCTGCAGAATGGCATGAGCGAAGACGAAGTGGCCGGTTTGCGTGCATTGTTCTTGGAATAA